A segment of the Thermodesulfobacteriota bacterium genome:
TTTAAATAAAAATGCGCTAAGGGTTATGGGAGTGCTAAACCCACTAAAAATTGTAATAACCAATTATCCTGAAGATCAGTCAGAAGAGCTTGATGCTGTAAACAATCCAGAAGATGAGAGCGCAGGAAAAAGAAAGGTACCGTTTTCCCGCGAGCTGTTTATTGAAAAAGATGATTTTATGGAAGATCCGCCGAAGAAATTCTACAGGCTTGCTCCAGGAAGAGAAGTAAGGTTCAGATATGCATATTTTATAACCTGCACTGATGTTATTAAGGATGAAAACGGTGAGATAGTTGAGCTTCATTGCACATATGATAAAGAGACCAAAGGCGGCAATGCCCCTGACGGCAGAAAAGTGAAAGCCACTATTCACTGGGTATCTGCCAAGCATGCAATCAAAAGAGAAGTGAGGCTATACGACAGACTATTCACTGTGCCTGACCCAGAGCACAACAAAGAAGCAAAGGACTTTATCGAACTGCTAAACCCGGATTCTCGAAAAGTTCTTAAAGACTGTTATCTGGAGCCGAGTCTTTCGGATGCACAGCCAGGTATAAATTATCAGTTTGAAAGAATTGGATATTTTATCGCTGATTCTAAGTTGTCCGATAAAGGTGAGAGGGTTTTCAATCGAACCGTAACACTAAGAGATACATGGGCCAAGATGAAAGCAAAATAGTTTATGCGCCTTGCTGAAGCCCGGCACGCTCAATCTTTACGCCATTTAAATAAATATTATCTTCACCATCTACTGCCAAAGTGCCGCTGGCAATTAGCTTATGGACGGCATAAGGAAAAATTGTCCATTCTGCCTGTTCTCTAATTTTTTCATTCAATGCATCTTTGTCAGATTCGCTATAACCTTCAAGGAATATTGGTTTGGACTGAAGAATCGAAGGGCCAAAACGCTCATTTTCTCTTTGGAGATATACAGTTGCTTTAATTGACCGCTCCCCAGCTCTAAGTGCCTGAACTGAAGCATCAACTCCTTTGACTAAATATTCTTTAGTAATATCACCAGGGTAGAGATTTATTACTTTGTTTCTATATCTATTTAGAAACAAAGAGCTCAAACGTCTTCTATATCCGGCCAGAACTATCAAGTCCGGGCGACACATAGATTCTACTAAAGAGATAACAGCCGCATCATAGTAGCTACGAGCCTTCTCATCATTTGGGTCTTTTCCTATTAACTCAAAAAACTTCTTTGAACTTAAGTCTGCTACTAAGACCCCGTATTCCTCTGCAATCTGTGCACCTTTGCAGCCGGGGACATTTGTGAATACGAGATCAATCCTGCCGAAGTGGTTATCGCCCATTTTTTCGAGCCTTTTTTGCTCTTCGTAAATAGCAATAAAATTTGTCCCCGAGCCCGACAAAAACACTGCAACACTCATCGGCTTACTAGCTGGTTTGTAGATTAACTCTACTTCAGGTTTATTCATATCAGCATCTATCCATCAGAAATCATTTGCAATATTAATAGGTTCAGGGAAATTATATCACTATGAGTAACCCAGTTCAAAGACTGCTTACAGCAATAATTGCCGTGCCTATCATGTATGTTATTTTTTTGATAGGTGGGCTTTTATACCTTCTTTTTTTCCTAGCTATTATTCTGGTAGGCCAGCTTGAATATCAAAAACTACTTGAATCAAAGAGTCTTCCGAATGAAAAAATCCTTGGAATTATATCATCTCTTCTTTTGGGACTGTCCGCGTATCTGGGCTACTACTACTTTACTTTCTGCTTTACAGTTGTTGTATTAGTAATACTAATATTAGACCTAAGAAAAGGTGATTTTAGTCAGACAGTAACCAATATAGGTGCCACTCTCTTTGGAGTTATCTATTTAGGTTGGCTCCTGGGGCACGCTGTGCTGCTGCGCAATATTAATCAGTATGAGAATATAAGAGAATTCTCGCTTAATACGCTCGGTCTAGTTGATCCAGGCTTTTTCTTAGTCGTATTTGCAGTAGCATGCACTTTTTTAAACGATACCGGCGCCTACTATACTGGGAAAATGATCGGCAAGCGCAAACTGGCGCCTAAGATAAGCCCAGGCAAAACAATAGAAGGAACAATTGGCGGTATAGTGGTATGCATACTCACGGGCCTAGTTGTAAATTATCTATTTGGAAGTCCTCTAAGCTCTGATTGGACCATAGCCTTTGCGCTCATAGTAGCCATTGCTGCAATACTTGGCGACTTAGTAGAATCGTCAATTAAACGAGGCGCTGGGATTAAAGATTCAGGTGATATTGTTCCTGGACACGGCGGGGTCCTAGATCGCTTTGACAGTCTTATTTTTGTATTTCCAGTCTCATATTACTTTATTATTATTTACTACAGTATTCATGGCGTTTTATAGAATAATTTTTTAATGTTCTGGGATAATTGACTGTAATAAACGTTCTATGTTAATCTGACTTCTAAACTATGTTAGAGGGTGAATATCACATATTGAATCAAATAAATCGGCGCACCTATAATGACTAATCCCCACTCACATATTAATACTCCCTCTCTTGAAAGTATTAAAGAGGATGGATCCACTCTTAGACTTAAGATAAAAGGCTCTTTAAATGCCTTTACTACTGCTAGTATCTGGAAAGAAAGCATATCTGAACTCAAGAAATCCACTCCGCGCATGCTCATTTTAGACGGCTCTGAGATAGATTACTGCGACGCTTCAGGCATTGCGTACATAACAGATCTTCGGATCCGACAGGATGAGTCAGGAGGGAGTTACAAAGTCCAGGGACTTTCAGAAGACATAGAGAAACTCTATAAACTTTTTGATCCAAAAGACTTTGAACAACCGCAAGATGAAGATGCCGAGATTAAAGAAAATGAAGTAGAAAAAGCCGGAAGGTTTGGATACGCCGCCTGGGAAGAAATAAAGATCAACATTATATTCACAGGACGAGTTACAGTAGCCCTTATAAAGGCTATTTTAAATCCTGCAAAAATAAGATGGAGAGACGTATTTGTAACTGCTGAAAAATTTGGCGCCAACGCACTTTTTATAATAGCCTTAGTAAATTTCCTGGTCGGGCTCGTTATCGCGTTTCAGTCTGCCATACCTATGAAAACTTATGGAGCTCAGATATTCGTAGCAGACCTTTTAGTTATTGCTTACTTTAAAGAACTTGGACCACTCATGACAGCATTTGTAGTAAACGGCAGAAGCGGCTCAGCATTTGCTGCAGAGCTTGGCACTATGAAAGTAAATGAAGAGCTCGACGCTCTTGATACAATGGGACTTGATCCTGTTCCTTTTTTAGTTGTTCCTAAGGTGATTGCATCTATATTTATGCTTCCGCTACTTACTGTGTTTGGAAACCTATTCGGACTCATAGGCGGAATGGTAGTTATGTTTTCGCTAGGGTTTACATTTCAAACCTACTTAAATCAACTAACGACTGCGGCTACATATGGAATGCTTATTGCCGGTCTGTTTAAGACACTATTCTTTGCAGTGATAATTGCCGGGGTAGGTTGCCTTGCGGGAATGAGAGCTTCTAAAGGGCCTTCTGCTGTTGGAGACGCTGCAACTAAAGCAGTTGTGGCAGGAATTGTGCTAATGATAGTTGTAGACGGCATATTTGGGGTTATTTACTACATTTTGGGAGTATAAAATGGCAGAGACTATAATAAACGTTACAAATTTTACTGCTGCTTACGGTGATAATGTCATCATAGATGATATAAGCTTTGATGTTCTTAAAGGCGAGAAGTTCGTTATTCTAGGAGGCTCGGGCTGCGGCAAAACAACACTTTTAAAACATTTAATTGGGCTTTACCGTCCAAAAAAGGGAAATATTCTAATAGAAGGCGCTAACATCGCTACTGCAGAGGGAAATGAGAGGATAGAGATACTAAAAAACATCGGCGTTGCATATCAGCTAGGCGCTCTATTTGGATCAATGAGCGTTATAGAAAACGTAATGCTGCCGCTTGAGCAGTACACAGAGCTTAGCAAAGAATCTAGAGAGCTAATTGCAAAAATGAAGCTTAACTTAGTTGGCCTTGGAGGCTCAGAGGATAAAAGTCCATCAGAGCTTAGCGGAGGCATGATAAAAAGAGCTGCGCTTGCAAGGGCAATGGCTCTTGATCCTGATATTTTATTTCTAGATGAGCCCTCCGCAGGACTTGATCCGATTACATCCGCGGAGCTGGATGAGCTAATAAATCAGCTCGCAAAAAGCCTTGGTGTAACTTTTGTAATTGTAACTCATGAACTAAACAGTATTTACAATATCGCTGATAGGGTTATTATGCTAGATAAGAGTATTAAAGGAATAATTGCGGAAGGTAAGCCTGATTACTTAAGAGATAACTCTGATATACCGGTAGTACAGAAATTTTTTAAACGTCAAACGGATGAACAGTTAGGAATATAAACAGAAGATAACGGATAAAATTATGGGCCAGAAACCTAACTTTTTTAAAATTGGACTCTTTGTAATACTAGGATCATTGGTACTTGCAACAGCCATAATAGTATTTGGTGCAGGCAAGTTCTTTGAAGAGAAATATATAGTCGAAACATACTTTGACCAGTCCGTTCAGGGACTCGAAGTAGGTGCAGCGCTTAAGTTCCAGGGAGTACAGGTCGGTAATATTAGCGAGATAGGATTTGTTTTCCAGGAATATGATACAGATTACCAATATGTGATCGTCAGAGCACAAATCTATCCTAACCGAGGCCGCCACAAAGGTAAGCCTAAGATGTTTATTGACGACACTGATAGACAAAGAGGGCTTGATAAAATGATTGAAAAGGGGCTTAGGCTTCAGCTAGCCTCTCAGGGTGTAACGGGAATCGCATTTTTAAATGCTGTGTATCTAGACCCTGAGCTTTACCCGCCGCTAAATATTGATTGGGTGCCGGCACATCCATATATTCCATCTGCCCCAGGAACAATTGAGCAAATAACCCAGACTATTGAAAAACTAACTAAAACAATTGAGAGCATTGATTTTAAGGAAATTTCAGACGACGTGGAAAATCTTGTGGTCACTCTGAATATGGCTGTTAAACAGGCCGATATTCCTCAGGTTAGTAAAGATTTCCAGCATCTTCTTAAATCTCTTGATAAAGCTGTAACCAATACAGATAAAATTATTCAAAGTAAGGACCTTAAACAAACGCTGGCTAATATATCTCAAACTACGGAAGAGCTGAAAGCTACTTTGAGACGTACTGACCGCCTTATTCAAAATAGAGAACACAATGTAGAGACTATTCTGCAAAACGTTGAACGTATATCAGAAGACGTAAGGGAGTTTATGGTAACGGTAAGAAGATATCCTTCTTGGGTACTTTTCGGCGAGCCGCCGCCTCACTTAGGGCATGATGAAAACAAGGAGGACAATCAGAAATAATGAAAATTAAATCAGTATTATATATATGCTCCTTTCTACTATTAGCTCTTAGCATTGGATGTCCTAGTATTGATAAACCTTATCCGGAGCGTACTTTCTACCTCTTTGATGTCACTCCAAGCTCAAAAAACTCAAACCCGATTCAAGGAGCCAGTATAGCTGTAAATAGATTCAGCATATCCCCTAGTGCTGATGGGAGAGAGTTTATTTACAGAACAACTGAACTAGAGTTCAAAACTGATTTTTACAACCAATTTTTTAGACCACCGGACAATTTGTTAACTGAGACCACAAGACAGTGGATCAATCAGTCAGGAGTTTCTCAAGATGTCCTTAGTCCGGCTAGCAGAGCTGTGCCTGAATTTATTATTGAAGGCAACGTAGTTGAACTTTACGGTGATTACAGAAATGAATCCGCAGCCAAAGCTATTATAAGAATCCAGATGTTCCTACTTCAAAACCAGCCCGATGGCACAGAGCCCAAGATACTATTGGCCAAAACTTATAACTCAGAGCAGCCAATTGGAGCAGCTTCTCCAACTGCCCTTATGGACGGATATAATCGCGCTCTTGAGGATATACTTGGTGAATTCGCCAAAGACCTTAGCTATCATATAAGACAGGCTCAGAAGTCATCAACCAAATCTGATTCCTAATTTTTAAAGCATTTTTATTAAGAGGAGCAATATGAGAGCAATATTAGTAATAATTTTAGTGTTATTAATAGCTGTAGTACTAGCGCCTTTTTGGTTCGGCCAAAAAGCTGAAGACGAATATAACAAACTCTTAGACACTGTCTCGGAAGTACAAGGCCTGGAAATTACCAGCAGGAGTTACAACAAAGGGTGGCTTAAATCATCGGCGCAAGTGTCTTATCAAGTTGAATACGGTAGTGATGAAAGCATAAAAGTTCTGGCAGATGATACAATATATCACGGCCCTATACCGATAGGACTTATAGGCAAAGGAAAACTAATGTTAAAACCAGTAATGGCAGTAATAGAATCAAAGGCTGAGCTTAAAACGGACTCTACCCAAGAATATGCTGAGATAATAAACGCTCTTCCGCCTCTTAGTGCGGAAACTACTATTGATTTAAATGGATCGGGGACTTATGAAAGCAAATTTGACAGCATAGATATAACAACCAAAGACAACAGAACAATAAAATGGTCAGGACTTGATGGCCTTGGGAGTTTTACTTTAAACCCTAAAAAGGCCTCCTCGGTGTTTAATTCTTCAGAGTTTATGATCGAAGATGATAATGCAATCGTCACTATAAAAGATATTAATATGGAATCAGATTTACTATATCCAACCTCAGATTTAAAAAATCCTTTGGGCAATATAAATATAAATTTTGGAGAACTTAGCTCTGAGGGGAAAAACGATGAAGGACCAAATAAAGTAGTTCTTAACAATTTTGAGATTAATGCCTCTACAGATCAAGAGGCGCAGCTTCTAAATCATAGTCACAGTGTTAGCTTTGATGAGCTTATAGTTACTGACACCAGCTATGGCCCGGGCGACTATGAGATGGAAATAAGGAATATAGACAAAAAGGCTATGGAAGTGTTGCAAGACGCACTTGCAGAGAATTACAGTGATATTGATAACAGTGATCAGTCAAATCAGCTTTTTTTAGCACAAGTTATGACAGTGCTGCCGGATTTACTTAAAAACTCACCTGAGATAGAGATTACAAAACTCTCAATTACAACAAATGAGGGAGAGATAAGCGGACATGCTATTATTTCAGCAGATGGTAATAGTTTAGATAATCCCGAGCTTGCTGCTAACCCAATATTCCTTTTGGCCGCTGTATCCGCCGAGGCAGATCTTAGCGTAACTAAAGCTCTTTTCGATAACCTTCTAAAGGACTATAAGATTGAAGAGATCATTGATGAGTTAAACCAAAGTGACGAAGAAATACCCGGCGCGAAGGAACTTGAAATCTTGGCAAATGATAGGGCGCAGTCAGAAATTGCAGAGTTACTCGAGGCAGACGTGCTTGTGCTTGAGAATGGAAAATATAGAATTCAAGCAAGCTACAGAGTAGGCCAGGTTAATCTTAACGGTAATATTTTGGATTTAGGATCTCTTATGAATCAGTTTTAAATTTAGACTCAAGCTCTCTATATGAGGGTGTATCAATCACATCCTCAAATTCCTTAAAATCAAGCATATCTTCAAAACCTAGCGTAGTACCGTTTTCTTTTAGGTGATTAAAACAGCTTTCAAGCGCTTTAGTTGCAGAGAACAGACCAGCAAGAGGGTATACAACAATTTTATATCCAAGCTCCTCAAGCTCTGTGGAACTAAGAAAAGGTGTTTTTCCTCCCTCTACCATATTTGCGAATAAAGGAACGTCATCACTAAAGGCTGAGGCTATCTCTTTTAGTTCTTCCTTACTCTGAGGAGCCTCTATAAATACAATATCTGCCCCAGCTTCATAGTAAGAGTTACCTCTTTTTATTGCCTCATCTAGGCCCAATGAGGCTCTTGAGTCCGTGCGTCCGATAATTATTAGCCCAGAGTCTTTTCGGGCCTCTTTAGCAGCGTGAATCTTCTCTACATGCTCAGACATTGAGATTACGCTCTTTCCATCAAAGTGACCGCACTTTTTGGGCCAATCTTGATCCTCCAGGATTATTCCTGCTCCGCCGATTTTGACCACCTCTGACACAGTGCTCATAACGTTTAGAGCGTTTCCGTATCCTGTATCAATATCTACAACTACCGGTATATCAACTGAGCTGATTATTCTGCTTACGCTCCATAGCATCTCGGTTGCGTTTAAGAAACCGAAATCAGGCTTTCCTAGCATAGAGGCCGATATCCCAAAGCCGCTTGTGAATGCTACTTTAAACCCGATTTTTTCTGTGAGTTTAACACTAAGACAGTCATGCACGCCGGGAAGCACCAATATTCCGGGCTCGGATAGGATTTCTCTTAATTTATTGCCTTTAGTCATATCTACGTATTAGGCTAACTGGAAAAATAGCTTCAGGCTATTGGACCTAATTTTGATTGAACTAGCTTACTCTTTATGATAGTTTTGAAACATGGAGTCAGGGTATATATCTGGTAATTCAGACACAAAAAAAGATATAAAGCAGAAAAAGCCCAAAACACTTGCAGAAAGAAAAGTGCCGCACGGACTTAAGAGTATTGATATAATACATCTGATCGAAGCCCTTGAAGGTATAAAGCTGGACTTTGATCACCTCTATTATTACGAGCACACAGGCCTAATTGTGCCAAGCCTCAAAAAATCACAGGGTAGGGGAGTTCCAAAGCTCTATTCTACCCAGGATTTTATTGTACTCAGGTGGCTAATATCT
Coding sequences within it:
- a CDS encoding formyltransferase family protein; this encodes MNKPEVELIYKPASKPMSVAVFLSGSGTNFIAIYEEQKRLEKMGDNHFGRIDLVFTNVPGCKGAQIAEEYGVLVADLSSKKFFELIGKDPNDEKARSYYDAAVISLVESMCRPDLIVLAGYRRRLSSLFLNRYRNKVINLYPGDITKEYLVKGVDASVQALRAGERSIKATVYLQRENERFGPSILQSKPIFLEGYSESDKDALNEKIREQAEWTIFPYAVHKLIASGTLAVDGEDNIYLNGVKIERAGLQQGA
- a CDS encoding phosphatidate cytidylyltransferase, encoding MSNPVQRLLTAIIAVPIMYVIFLIGGLLYLLFFLAIILVGQLEYQKLLESKSLPNEKILGIISSLLLGLSAYLGYYYFTFCFTVVVLVILILDLRKGDFSQTVTNIGATLFGVIYLGWLLGHAVLLRNINQYENIREFSLNTLGLVDPGFFLVVFAVACTFLNDTGAYYTGKMIGKRKLAPKISPGKTIEGTIGGIVVCILTGLVVNYLFGSPLSSDWTIAFALIVAIAAILGDLVESSIKRGAGIKDSGDIVPGHGGVLDRFDSLIFVFPVSYYFIIIYYSIHGVL
- a CDS encoding ABC transporter permease, coding for MTNPHSHINTPSLESIKEDGSTLRLKIKGSLNAFTTASIWKESISELKKSTPRMLILDGSEIDYCDASGIAYITDLRIRQDESGGSYKVQGLSEDIEKLYKLFDPKDFEQPQDEDAEIKENEVEKAGRFGYAAWEEIKINIIFTGRVTVALIKAILNPAKIRWRDVFVTAEKFGANALFIIALVNFLVGLVIAFQSAIPMKTYGAQIFVADLLVIAYFKELGPLMTAFVVNGRSGSAFAAELGTMKVNEELDALDTMGLDPVPFLVVPKVIASIFMLPLLTVFGNLFGLIGGMVVMFSLGFTFQTYLNQLTTAATYGMLIAGLFKTLFFAVIIAGVGCLAGMRASKGPSAVGDAATKAVVAGIVLMIVVDGIFGVIYYILGV
- a CDS encoding ATP-binding cassette domain-containing protein, producing the protein MAETIINVTNFTAAYGDNVIIDDISFDVLKGEKFVILGGSGCGKTTLLKHLIGLYRPKKGNILIEGANIATAEGNERIEILKNIGVAYQLGALFGSMSVIENVMLPLEQYTELSKESRELIAKMKLNLVGLGGSEDKSPSELSGGMIKRAALARAMALDPDILFLDEPSAGLDPITSAELDELINQLAKSLGVTFVIVTHELNSIYNIADRVIMLDKSIKGIIAEGKPDYLRDNSDIPVVQKFFKRQTDEQLGI
- a CDS encoding MlaD family protein, whose amino-acid sequence is MGQKPNFFKIGLFVILGSLVLATAIIVFGAGKFFEEKYIVETYFDQSVQGLEVGAALKFQGVQVGNISEIGFVFQEYDTDYQYVIVRAQIYPNRGRHKGKPKMFIDDTDRQRGLDKMIEKGLRLQLASQGVTGIAFLNAVYLDPELYPPLNIDWVPAHPYIPSAPGTIEQITQTIEKLTKTIESIDFKEISDDVENLVVTLNMAVKQADIPQVSKDFQHLLKSLDKAVTNTDKIIQSKDLKQTLANISQTTEELKATLRRTDRLIQNREHNVETILQNVERISEDVREFMVTVRRYPSWVLFGEPPPHLGHDENKEDNQK
- a CDS encoding YdgA family protein; the encoded protein is MRAILVIILVLLIAVVLAPFWFGQKAEDEYNKLLDTVSEVQGLEITSRSYNKGWLKSSAQVSYQVEYGSDESIKVLADDTIYHGPIPIGLIGKGKLMLKPVMAVIESKAELKTDSTQEYAEIINALPPLSAETTIDLNGSGTYESKFDSIDITTKDNRTIKWSGLDGLGSFTLNPKKASSVFNSSEFMIEDDNAIVTIKDINMESDLLYPTSDLKNPLGNININFGELSSEGKNDEGPNKVVLNNFEINASTDQEAQLLNHSHSVSFDELIVTDTSYGPGDYEMEIRNIDKKAMEVLQDALAENYSDIDNSDQSNQLFLAQVMTVLPDLLKNSPEIEITKLSITTNEGEISGHAIISADGNSLDNPELAANPIFLLAAVSAEADLSVTKALFDNLLKDYKIEEIIDELNQSDEEIPGAKELEILANDRAQSEIAELLEADVLVLENGKYRIQASYRVGQVNLNGNILDLGSLMNQF
- a CDS encoding oxaloacetate decarboxylase, with the translated sequence MTKGNKLREILSEPGILVLPGVHDCLSVKLTEKIGFKVAFTSGFGISASMLGKPDFGFLNATEMLWSVSRIISSVDIPVVVDIDTGYGNALNVMSTVSEVVKIGGAGIILEDQDWPKKCGHFDGKSVISMSEHVEKIHAAKEARKDSGLIIIGRTDSRASLGLDEAIKRGNSYYEAGADIVFIEAPQSKEELKEIASAFSDDVPLFANMVEGGKTPFLSSTELEELGYKIVVYPLAGLFSATKALESCFNHLKENGTTLGFEDMLDFKEFEDVIDTPSYRELESKFKTDS